From Triticum aestivum cultivar Chinese Spring chromosome 7B, IWGSC CS RefSeq v2.1, whole genome shotgun sequence:
GTCGCCCTCCCCCGCCTCGTCCACCCCTCGCCCCGCCTCCCCCACCCcgtcctccgcctccgcctcggcgTCCACCctcgccaccacctcctccaagcGACGCCGCCCGGAGGTGCTCGACGAGGACAGCTACGTCGTCGCCATCGAGCGCATCATCGAGcgcgacttcttccccgacctcccGCGCCTCCGCGACCGCCTCGACTGGCTCCAGGCCGTGCGCTCCCGGGACCCGCTCCTCCTCCGCGACGCCCAGCTCAAGatcctcgaccgccgccgccgtctccagcGCAACGGGCCCCTCCCCACCCCGACGCCCGCCACCTCCACCGCGCTCCGCTCACCGTCCTTCCTCGCGACCCCTGCCGTCGCCCCCTCCACCGCAGGCGAccccgaggaggacgaggacgtcTCTGCCGCGCTCTCGCTTGACGACTTCTTCCGCCGCTACACCAGTGAGGACAACGAGTCCTTCTCGCGCATCCTCGAGAAGGTCAACCACCGCCGCCGCGAGCGCTATGCCCACCTCCTGGAGCCTGGCGAGGTGGCGGATAAACAGTTGTTGGAGGATGCTAAGCGCGACAGAATAACTGATGGTTATGGTACATCTGGGCAGCCACCAAGCACGTTGGAGGGTGCCAAGTTTACGGCCAAGAACCTTCTCATGTACCACCCGGCCGACCGAGGGGAAGCGCCGCTCACTGATGAGGAGCTTGCCGTGCGGCTAAAGGGGCTCACCAAGGAGATCGACAAGTCAAACACCAGGTTACATGGGAAGGCTCTTGCTGAAGACGGGAGACCcaaag
This genomic window contains:
- the LOC123158152 gene encoding splicing factor ESS-2 homolog, coding for MLRSPGHSPRQLTPSPSPASSTPRPASPTPSSASASASTLATTSSKRRRPEVLDEDSYVVAIERIIERDFFPDLPRLRDRLDWLQAVRSRDPLLLRDAQLKILDRRRRLQRNGPLPTPTPATSTALRSPSFLATPAVAPSTAGDPEEDEDVSAALSLDDFFRRYTSEDNESFSRILEKVNHRRRERYAHLLEPGEVADKQLLEDAKRDRITDGYGTSGQPPSTLEGAKFTAKNLLMYHPADRGEAPLTDEELAVRLKGLTKEIDKSNTRLHGKALAEDGRPKEEEAAAILYALVAGSTPGGMAYNDPDKGKKYDLEDLRKTPNPFYIESGKKADNGYSFVKTPSPAPGVDESPFMTWGEIDGTPLRLDPDETPGGSERSHFKIPPPPVRDVKAHLLSRDAAKKIKARTHMFHKPPLPSPVRGGSASPRNLSPAAQKFVRNAIAKSTRTIDESLRASYRGSTPSAGTPKTRFSTDPGLGSRSPSARKGSTPPW